Proteins encoded in a region of the Kryptolebias marmoratus isolate JLee-2015 linkage group LG14, ASM164957v2, whole genome shotgun sequence genome:
- the LOC112451521 gene encoding uncharacterized protein LOC112451521 produces MPSPSPQNTCRLVGQTPMHPQGPCRRPTHDIPSRGQQHTTPTINSVGAALLSSPKTPYSGPESPQSRMEVFLHSLSKLLPCLSFCLSDHLSCMPLGLPVPVSCFWSPTGQKGLITLLLRPDSIPYRQCPPAGSRVAAATGTNYLATTALISHLNNGGTEHDPLGLNVPHLHRNMFEVLPEVRVKAPPNRRLRQTFPTDPHNTFGPARLYQN; encoded by the exons atgccttctccaagtccacaaaacacatgtagactggttgggcaaactcccatgcaccctcaaggaccctgccgCCGACCGACCCACgacatcccgagtcgaggtcagcagcacaccacccccactataaacagtgttggtgctgcactgctttcctcTCCTAAGACGCCGTAtagtggaccagaatcgcctcaaagccgtatggaagtctttctccatagcctctccaaactcctcccatgcctgagtttttgcctcagtgacCATCTGAGCTGCATGCcacttggactgccggtacccgtcagctgcttctggagtcccacaggccaaaaaggcCTGATAACACTCCTACTCcggcctgacagcatcccttaCCGCCAGTGTCCACCAGCAGGTTCTAGGGTTGCCGCtgcgacaggcaccaactaccttgcgaccacagctctgataagccacctcaacaatggaggcacagaACATGACCCACTAGGGCttaatgtcccccacctccaccggaacatgttcgaagttctcccagAGGTaagagttaaagctccgcctaacaggagactccgccagacgttcccaacagaccctcacaatacgtttgggcctgccaggt TATATCAGAACTAG